The Humulus lupulus chromosome 4, drHumLupu1.1, whole genome shotgun sequence genome has a window encoding:
- the LOC133831894 gene encoding uncharacterized protein LOC133831894 translates to MIHNFQFKTKRSEPREYLVTCVDDNCNWLLRASKFRKTETFKIRKYVNTHTCSLDIIMEDHRQANCNVIGELIKSKYMSIKRVHTPHDIINDMLDDFGVSMGYQKAWRAREKALELARGNQDDSYQKLPIYLHMLKVSNPGTITHLVTDNTDHFKYMYLAFANSIKGWKHCRPVIVIDGTYLKTSFRETLFTASTMDANNNIFPLAFGIGDSENDSSWLWFFTKLKETYGEREGMSIISDRYKSIENAIDDVYPKAFHGACIFHLLNNIKVNFGVHGEDLNLNFVKAAKAYRVQSFEHYMHEIDKIDTRIRPYLQKIGYSTWSRCHAPTRRYTMMTSNIAKSINAALKAARTLPITTMMEGLRSLVQKWVWKNGNEANGTFTQVTTDTETVLRENFIRAIKFQVFPVNTILYQVVVEQKGNFLVNLMEKTCECKRFQQDEIPCAHAIAVFAKTRLKTYDYVADYYKTTTMKATYDSTVHPLPNESEWTLPQTLNIIVLPPKSRKPQGRPRRKRIRSRGEPKV, encoded by the exons ATGATCCACAACTTCcaattcaagacaaaaagatctGAACCAAGAGAGTACCTGGTAACCTGTGTGGATGACAATTGCAACTGGTTACTTAGAGCTTCAAAGTTCAGGAAAACAGAAACATTTAAAATCAGAAAGTATGTAAATACTCACACCTGCTCCTTGGATATCATTATGGAAGACCACAGGCAGGCTAATTGCAATGTCATTGGGGaactaataaaatcaaaatacatGTCAATAAAGAGAGTACACACACCACATGACATAATCAACGACATGCTAGATGATTTTGGTGTTTCAATGGGGTACCAAAAAGCCTGGAGAGCAAGAGAAAAAGCTTTAGAATTGGCAAGGGGAAACCAAGATGATTCATACCAAAAACTTCCCATCTACCTTCACATGCTAAAAGTCtcgaacccaggtacaattacacACCTGGTTACAGACAATACAGATCACTTCAAATATATGTACCTAGCATTTGCAAATTCCATCAAAGGATGGAAACACTGTAGGCCAGTCATTGTGATAGATGGAACTTACTTGAAGACATCATTTAGGGAaactttattcactgcttcaacaaTGGATGCTAACAACAACATATTCCCATTAGCCTTTGGAATAGGAGACTCTGAAAATGATTCATCATGGTTATGGTTTTTCACAAAGCTGAAGGAGACATATGGAGAAAGAGAAG GTATGTCAATCATTTCAGACAGGTATAAAAGCATAGAAAATGCTATAGACGATGTATACCCAAAAGCTTTCCATGGAGCATGCATATTCCACCTGTTAAACAACATCAAAGTCAATTTTGGTGTCCATGGGGAAGACCTAAACCTAAACTTTGTCAAAGCAGCAAAGGCATACAGGGTACAATCATTTGAGCACTACATGCATGAAATAGACAAGATTGACACACGCATAAGACCATATTTACAAAAAATTGGATATTCAACTTGGTCTAGATGCCATGCTCCAACAAGAAGATATACAATGATGACATCAAATATAGCTAAATCAATAAATGCTGCATTGAAAGCTGCAAGAACGCTGCCAATCACTACAATGATGGAGGGCCTTCGAAGTTTAGTTCAAAAATGGGTATGGAAAAATGGTAACGAAGCAAACGGAACATTCACACAAGTAACAACAGATACTGAAACTGTGCTTAGAGAAAACTTTATTCGTGCCATTAAATTTCAG GTCTTCCCAGTAAACACTATACTGTACCAAGTTGTGGTTGAACAGAAAGGAAATTTTTTGGTCAACCTAATGGAGAAAACATGTGAATGCAAAAGATTCCAACAAGACGAAATACCGTGTGCACATGCAATAGCAGTATTCGCCAAAACACGGCTGAAAACATATGATTATGTTGCTGATTACTACAAAACTACAACTATGAAAGCAACATATGACTCAACTGTTCATCCATTGCCAAATGAAAGCGAATGGACACTGCCACAAACTTTAAACATAATTGTCCTACCACCAAAATCAAGAAAACCACAAGGTCGCCCTAGACGGAAAAGAATCAGATCTAGAGGAGAACCAAAGGTGTAA